The region GCGCGGATTGTCTCCGCGCCTTTCTTATTGCAAGGTTAGGGTTTGGCCTCAGGCGGATTCAATTTCGGGTTCTGCCTCTGGTTCCACTGCGGCTTGAACTCCGAGTCGGCAAGCCATCGGATGGGCCCGGCCATGGATGCGATAGCGCTGGTCATGTGGTTGAAGTCGATCGTCCGGATCTCGTCCGAGGTCTTGTGATAGTCGTGATGGAGTCCGAAGCTGGAGACGGTGTGGGCGATGATTCCCTGGCGCGCGAGGGCATAGTTGTCCGAGCGCTGAAAGAAGAGCTGGTCGGGATGAGGATCGTTGACCAGATGCGCTCCGTGACGGGCGAGTTCAGGGCCAAGATCGGACCGGGTATATCCGGTCAGCCATAACGTGCCGGGAGGGACAGCAGGATCGGGACGTCCAATCATCTCGAACTCCAGGTTGGCGACGATCTGTGAGAGTGGCACAGGAGGATGATCAAGAAAGGCATGGTTCCCAAAACCGCCAATCTCCTCTGACCCGAAGAGCGCAAAGACAATCGTCCGCTTCGGGCGCTTTCCCGTTGCCAGCATGTGGGCCAGCGTCAGTACGGCCGTGGTTCCGGAGGCGTCGTCGTCGGCTCCGTTATAGATGACATCGCCTTTGCCTTCGGCTGCAACGCCAAGATGATCGAGGTGCGCCGTCAGCAGGATCGTCTCGCCCGGTATTGACGAGCCGCGAAGAATTCCAATGGCATTCCAGGTCTCCGTCCGCTGCGTGTTCTCAAAGCGGGAGAGATATTTTTGAAGCTGCGGAGGCAGGGCTGCGGGCACAGGTGCTTTCTGGATGTAGCTGCCATGATCTCCCCCAGGCTCGAGTCCGAGGGCCTGAAACTGCGACGCAGCAAACAAGGCAGCGATGTGTTCGTCTCGCGTAGCCGAACCGCGTCCGCGCAGCGCGTCGGAGGCGAGAAAGTCCATGTCGGCATGAACTTCCCGTTCCAGCGATGGGGGAAGAGGTGCTTTTTTCGACGGAGAAGAGTCGAAGGAATGAGCTGTTCCCGGCCACGCAATTACAAAAAAGCATAGAAACACTGACAGAAATCGCCAGGAACTGCATCGTTGTGCTGACATGCCGGCGATTATAGATGAGGGTATGGTTGAAGCAGGCGGCATGAGGACAGGCAAGATACGGATGATGCGGGCGATGCGGAACTGGGCGATGGTCAGAGGATTGCTTCTGACTGTAGGTGTGATGCTGACCGGCTGCGGCGGCTTCTTCGTTCCCCCGGATAATAGCGGAGGCGGGGGTGGTGGAGGAGGCGGTGGAACCACCACCGCACGCGTTTACGTCGCCAATGGCGCAACGGGAACGGTTTCAGGCTACTCCATCGGAGCTGCAAAGCTGACGGAGGTTCC is a window of Edaphobacter sp. 12200R-103 DNA encoding:
- a CDS encoding M28 family peptidase — its product is MDFLASDALRGRGSATRDEHIAALFAASQFQALGLEPGGDHGSYIQKAPVPAALPPQLQKYLSRFENTQRTETWNAIGILRGSSIPGETILLTAHLDHLGVAAEGKGDVIYNGADDDASGTTAVLTLAHMLATGKRPKRTIVFALFGSEEIGGFGNHAFLDHPPVPLSQIVANLEFEMIGRPDPAVPPGTLWLTGYTRSDLGPELARHGAHLVNDPHPDQLFFQRSDNYALARQGIIAHTVSSFGLHHDYHKTSDEIRTIDFNHMTSAIASMAGPIRWLADSEFKPQWNQRQNPKLNPPEAKP